CGGCGATCGTTATTGGATTCCTCTGGTGGTTCCTGAGGAGATTCTAGGGAATTGGTAAACTCCAAGGATTGGTTGTACGCCGAACGCAGGCGTTTGTTGGCGCGGCGGTTGGAGGCAGCCGATTTGCGGTTGAAGGTTCTCCAGGCAGCTTTTACCCCGGAAAAGACGCCGCGGGTAGTGGTTTGTACTTTTTTCGCTTGTTTTCTAGCACCGCCAAAACTATCATCCACCCCTTTAACGACTTGACCGGCACTTTTGACGCCTTCGCTTACGTCGTCGGTTAAATCGCTAATTTCCATACCCGTCAGGCGAATAGCTTCCAGGGTAGGCGGTAGTTCCCGGTTAAGGGTATCGGCCAGTTTTTCAATACTACGAGCTGCCCGGGTTAGTTCCCTGGCGGTGGGGATAAGCACCACCAAAACCATGGAAAAGCTAACGGCTACGAGCAGCAGGGAAAGTCCTAACCAAAAAATTGGGTCGCTCACAAATCAATTCCTAGCGCAACAGGTTTTCGCTAGCAGGCGTTTTCGCCGAC
This is a stretch of genomic DNA from Geitlerinema sp. PCC 9228. It encodes these proteins:
- a CDS encoding DUF948 domain-containing protein gives rise to the protein MSDPIFWLGLSLLLVAVSFSMVLVVLIPTARELTRAARSIEKLADTLNRELPPTLEAIRLTGMEISDLTDDVSEGVKSAGQVVKGVDDSFGGARKQAKKVQTTTRGVFSGVKAAWRTFNRKSAASNRRANKRLRSAYNQSLEFTNSLESPQEPPEESNNDRRFS